The following proteins come from a genomic window of Oncorhynchus mykiss isolate Arlee chromosome 19, USDA_OmykA_1.1, whole genome shotgun sequence:
- the LOC110497363 gene encoding uncharacterized protein LOC110497363, with the protein MDKMQLTFPCLTVLLGLVLASTTTAQTQPVNPTVTQPTSASNPANNTATLGHTTVVDNNHLTLSAINPNLTDPIFDNVPITNSTGWPNHTVTTPLKTSSDASPGPTYWPSPMDVSTSKPPAEASSTTASTSVTSTTKKRGLTGTAQPKPSARKSPHIGLIIFIAIIITACVLGATCFFTKKTSRRYSVDLRGRHEDLPLSTADPDAVFDNSSTQKGMDTFTAVDLNSTEVLVKGSEGERADSEKISDYPPPASPVDKPDDGAPGDVAPEAPAGETDDENTVSNKTSVESVEANKSNNNNTSITARITSTTPRGRAMTSSFSEVPLDNPA; encoded by the exons ATGGACAAAATGCAGTTGACTTTTCCCTGTCTGACTGTCCTTTTGG GTCTCGTCCTGGCTTCTACCACCACAGCCCAGACACAGCCAGTCAATCCCACTGTAACCCAGCCCACCTCAGCCTCCAAcccagccaacaacacagccactCTAGGACACACCACGGTTGTAGACAACAATCATTTAACATTATCCGCCATAAACCCAAACCTTACTGATCCTATTTTTGATAACGTCCCTATAACCAATTCCACCGGGTGGCCTAACCACACGGTAACCACACCACTGAAGACCAGTTCAG ATGCCTCTCCAGGACCGACATACTGGCCCTCACCAATGGACGTCTCTACATCAAAGCCCCCAGCAGAGGCCAGCAGCACAACTGCTAGCACTTCTGTTACTAGCACCACCAAGAAAAGAG GTTTGACGGGAACTGCTCAACCAAAACCCTCTGCGAGAAAATCGCCCCACATTG GATTGATCATCTTTATTGCGATCATCATCACTGCCTGTGTGCTTGGAGCAACATGCTTCTTCACTAAGAAGACATCAAGG AGGTACTCCGTAGATCTCCGAGGCAGGCATGAGGATCTGCCTCTGAGTACTGCGGATCCCGACGCCGTGTTTGACAACTCCTCAACACAGAAGG GGATGGACACCTTTACCGCCGTGGATCTCAACAGCACCGAGGTCCTGGTTAAGGgaagtgagggagaaagag CAGATAGTGAGAAAATCTCTGACTACCCACCGCCTGCCAGCCCTGTGGACAAACCTGATGATGGGGCCCCTGGAGATGTGGCCCCTGAGGCCCCAGCGGGGGAGACTGATGACGAGAACACTGTCTCCAATAAGACCTCAGTGGAGTCAGTGGAGGCCAACAAgagtaacaacaacaacaccagcaTCACCGCCAGGATCACTTCAACAACTCCAAGAG GACGGGCCATGACCAGCAGCTTCTCTGAGGTTCCTCTGGACAACCCGGCCTAA